Proteins encoded by one window of bacterium:
- a CDS encoding MBL fold metallo-hydrolase has protein sequence MKIIIHRGTKEIGGTCIELKSKNTTILLDFGLPLVYKGEEFDSSKYKNESVESLKALKILPDIQGIYKGDSQNNTVSAIVLSHSHLDHYGLLDKLKPEIPIYLSAGAKKMIEVSSIFTQLRVDLENPKVIKAKQEFTIGDFKIIPYAVGHSAFNALAFYIEAEGIKIFYTGDFRMHGRTIGDIELISKKHHNEIDYLIMEGTMFGRDAPFRKDEDYVKNKALSLMKKTEGLVLLMFSPQNIDRLVSLFKATASAKRRFVVDIYTAYLLDNIKDMAKTPNSAWGNVKVFHPEKQSKRLWIKGEKDILEKYRTKNVKLDYIQAYQSELSVLFRNSMIPDFENISNSKKGLLIYSMYEGYLKQPGFKKLDVFLEKKNIVREIVHVSGHAYIGDLKKFADDLVPKQIIPIHTFHPEQYRELFGDKIKEIEDGKAVEL, from the coding sequence ATGAAAATCATAATTCATAGAGGAACAAAAGAAATCGGCGGCACCTGTATTGAGCTAAAGAGCAAAAATACAACTATCCTTCTGGATTTCGGACTTCCATTAGTTTATAAGGGAGAAGAATTTGATAGTTCAAAATACAAAAATGAATCTGTAGAAAGCCTGAAAGCTTTAAAAATACTCCCAGATATTCAGGGAATTTACAAGGGAGATAGCCAAAACAATACCGTATCAGCGATTGTTTTGAGTCACAGCCATTTAGACCATTATGGTCTTTTAGATAAACTAAAACCTGAAATACCAATTTATTTAAGTGCGGGTGCAAAAAAGATGATAGAAGTCTCATCGATTTTTACCCAATTGCGGGTAGATCTTGAAAACCCCAAAGTTATTAAAGCTAAACAGGAATTCACAATTGGCGATTTCAAGATAATTCCTTATGCTGTAGGACATTCGGCATTTAACGCTCTTGCATTTTACATTGAAGCTGAAGGGATTAAAATTTTCTACACCGGAGACTTCAGAATGCACGGGAGAACAATAGGGGATATCGAACTTATTAGCAAGAAGCATCACAATGAAATTGATTATCTAATAATGGAAGGCACTATGTTTGGGAGGGATGCGCCTTTTCGTAAAGACGAGGATTATGTAAAAAATAAAGCATTAAGTTTAATGAAAAAAACTGAAGGGCTGGTATTGTTGATGTTCTCACCTCAGAATATAGACAGATTAGTATCCCTTTTTAAAGCGACTGCGAGCGCAAAGAGACGATTTGTCGTTGATATCTATACTGCTTACCTGCTTGATAATATAAAGGATATGGCAAAGACACCAAACTCAGCGTGGGGGAATGTAAAAGTCTTCCATCCGGAAAAGCAGTCAAAAAGATTGTGGATAAAAGGGGAAAAAGATATTTTAGAAAAATATAGAACTAAGAATGTAAAACTTGATTATATTCAGGCTTATCAGAGTGAATTAAGTGTATTGTTTAGGAATTCTATGATTCCCGACTTTGAAAACATAAGTAATTCAAAAAAGGGACTGTTGATATACTCAATGTATGAGGGGTATCTTAAGCAACCAGGTTTTAAAAAATTAGATGTTTTTTTAGAGAAGAAAAACATAGTACGTGAAATAGTGCATGTAAGTGGTCATGCATATATTGGGGATTTGAAAAAGTTTGCCGATGATTTAGTCCCAAAACAGATTATTCCGATTCATACCTTTCATCCCGAGCAATACCGGGAGTTGTTTGGAGATAAGATTAAAGAAATTGAAGATGGAAAAGCTGTAGAATTGTAA
- a CDS encoding ATP-binding protein: MKAYLSQKGFLEEYEQFFALMDKHSSEKYSREEQKYTQAIFNKMLAALEKKIQKKTALSISKNIEIPILNVFKKHNLTGEEQKLFMFILFSSIKRGTSVAIGDTLQKFYKSTDEVIKKTELFSPSGNLLKNKLLSSSQSFLRSLRGEESYLGISITVNPEVLNSLLNITKSENDEDSPFTIKEPRVDITRAVLKPAKKKEVEEIIGYIKNKKIIQEKIGLIKSIEKGFGCILLFGGPPGTGKTLLAEAIAKELDKKLCTVNYAQMTSKFVGETGKNIEKLFKFAEETKPVILLDEADALLSKRSSRETSNDYAYNQEVILFLQKIEEFDGVIIMTTNREVSLDSALNRRITYKVDFEIPDMPERKEIWKLLIPPNIPVDKNVDFSELATQYVFAGGHIKNAVLSAIIKAVSRSSEEFVLKMDDLKSAAEMESSKMEKKETHKIGFQ, encoded by the coding sequence ATGAAAGCATATTTGTCGCAAAAAGGGTTCCTGGAGGAGTATGAGCAGTTTTTTGCTTTGATGGATAAACACTCAAGCGAAAAGTACTCCAGAGAAGAACAGAAGTATACACAGGCAATTTTTAACAAAATGTTAGCCGCATTAGAGAAGAAAATACAAAAGAAAACGGCACTATCTATATCCAAAAACATAGAAATCCCGATTCTTAATGTATTCAAGAAGCACAACTTGACCGGTGAAGAACAGAAGTTATTTATGTTTATCCTGTTTTCGTCAATAAAAAGGGGGACGAGCGTTGCAATAGGGGACACCCTTCAGAAATTTTACAAATCAACGGATGAAGTAATCAAAAAAACTGAGTTATTCTCTCCCTCAGGCAATTTGCTTAAAAATAAACTTTTAAGCTCTTCGCAAAGTTTTTTGAGGAGTTTACGCGGAGAGGAGAGTTATCTAGGGATAAGTATAACGGTTAATCCTGAGGTGTTAAATTCGCTGTTAAATATTACTAAATCTGAAAATGACGAGGACTCTCCTTTTACTATCAAGGAACCACGGGTTGACATTACACGGGCAGTTCTGAAGCCGGCAAAGAAAAAGGAAGTAGAAGAGATAATCGGGTATATCAAAAATAAAAAAATAATTCAGGAGAAAATTGGATTAATAAAAAGCATAGAAAAAGGATTTGGTTGCATTCTTTTATTTGGTGGTCCCCCGGGAACAGGCAAGACTTTATTGGCAGAAGCAATAGCAAAAGAATTGGATAAGAAATTATGTACCGTAAATTATGCGCAGATGACAAGCAAGTTTGTCGGGGAGACAGGTAAAAATATTGAAAAGCTCTTTAAGTTTGCAGAAGAGACTAAACCCGTTATCTTACTGGATGAAGCGGATGCTTTGTTATCCAAAAGAAGCTCAAGGGAAACGTCTAATGATTATGCCTATAACCAGGAAGTGATTCTCTTCCTGCAGAAAATAGAAGAATTTGACGGAGTAATAATTATGACAACCAATAGAGAAGTATCTCTGGATAGCGCGCTTAATAGACGAATTACCTATAAGGTTGATTTTGAAATTCCTGATATGCCGGAGAGGAAAGAAATATGGAAACTGTTAATCCCACCTAATATACCTGTGGATAAGAACGTTGACTTTTCCGAGCTTGCAACCCAATACGTATTCGCAGGCGGACATATAAAGAATGCAGTTTTGTCTGCGATTATAAAGGCAGTATCAAGGTCATCGGAAGAATTTGTGTTAAAAATGGATGACTTGAAAAGTGCGGCTGAGATGGAAAGTTCTAAAATGGAAAAGAAAGAAACCCATAAAATAGGGTTTCAATAA
- a CDS encoding nucleotidyl transferase AbiEii/AbiGii toxin family protein, translating into MITSGEIQKIAKGEIPDKTVEKDYILAWVLIGMSNIGLGKKLIFKGGTALRKFYYKDYRYSEDLDFTLYRENQKDKILDDIKPIVPALKELANISIELNPESQKFKNTITFYIQYAGPLGGMISKNNIKVDITVKELVIYPVNPVKLLPLYSDQPRNITFPVYSLEEIMIEKICSILDPARHEPRDVYDIWHLLEYGGVELHTLRDDFFKKCKFKQLEKDYLKIQVDKKDPVYQKLWEVRLGNQMTGLPPFDNVYRAIKRHLRKAQLI; encoded by the coding sequence ATGATTACTTCTGGCGAAATTCAAAAAATAGCAAAAGGTGAAATCCCGGATAAAACGGTAGAAAAGGATTATATCCTGGCGTGGGTACTAATAGGAATGTCAAATATAGGGCTGGGTAAGAAATTGATTTTTAAAGGCGGAACTGCTTTGAGAAAGTTTTATTACAAAGATTACAGGTATTCGGAGGATTTAGATTTTACTCTGTACCGAGAAAACCAAAAGGACAAAATATTGGATGACATCAAACCGATTGTACCAGCCTTAAAAGAACTTGCAAATATTTCCATAGAATTGAATCCTGAAAGCCAGAAATTTAAGAATACAATTACGTTTTACATACAATATGCCGGACCACTTGGTGGAATGATAAGCAAGAATAACATAAAAGTTGACATTACAGTAAAAGAACTGGTGATTTACCCCGTTAACCCTGTTAAACTTTTACCTTTGTATAGCGATCAACCCAGGAATATAACTTTTCCTGTTTATTCTCTGGAAGAAATTATGATAGAAAAAATATGCAGTATTTTAGACCCGGCAAGGCATGAACCGAGAGACGTCTATGACATCTGGCATCTTCTGGAATATGGAGGAGTAGAGCTTCATACTCTGCGAGACGATTTTTTTAAAAAATGCAAATTCAAACAGTTAGAAAAAGATTATCTGAAAATTCAGGTAGACAAGAAAGACCCCGTATACCAAAAACTATGGGAAGTAAGACTTGGAAATCAGATGACAGGATTGCCACCTTTTGACAATGTATATCGTGCAATCAAACGTCATTTGCGAAAAGCACAGTTAATATAA
- a CDS encoding type IV toxin-antitoxin system AbiEi family antitoxin produces MLKRNIRTLGPKGAELIHALVQKNKMLFTIAEAMKVTGNSYNATEGLIRHLRDKNWLMSIKNGKYVIVPLEAGMDDFNSYNWFVIARELIGKENYYISHYSAMSIHNMITQPLSIVYVVSPVRHREKKVGIIRFKFVYTEKQKIWGTASEWVTPQERVQVSNIERTIIDCLHIPEYCGGISEIAKGIWMSRDNIDYKKLYSYTNKFKKIVVSKRLGFILETYGINKENIITLLNKDVKKHESYPLLDPVLPDAGKYNKNWHLRINLNPEELKAIIQT; encoded by the coding sequence ATGCTAAAAAGAAACATACGAACACTTGGCCCTAAGGGTGCGGAATTGATACACGCCTTAGTGCAGAAAAACAAAATGCTATTTACTATTGCTGAGGCTATGAAGGTTACCGGTAATAGTTATAACGCTACGGAAGGGTTAATAAGGCATTTACGGGATAAAAATTGGCTAATGTCAATAAAAAATGGGAAATATGTCATAGTGCCTCTTGAAGCTGGAATGGATGATTTTAATTCGTATAACTGGTTTGTTATTGCCCGTGAGCTAATAGGTAAAGAAAATTACTATATCTCGCATTACAGTGCTATGAGTATTCACAATATGATTACCCAGCCTCTAAGTATAGTATACGTTGTTTCCCCGGTTAGACACAGAGAAAAAAAAGTAGGGATTATAAGATTTAAATTTGTTTATACGGAAAAACAAAAAATCTGGGGAACTGCCAGCGAATGGGTGACACCTCAAGAACGAGTTCAGGTAAGTAACATAGAGCGGACGATTATAGACTGCCTTCATATTCCGGAATATTGTGGTGGAATTTCCGAAATTGCCAAAGGAATCTGGATGTCCAGAGATAATATTGATTATAAGAAGTTATATAGTTACACTAATAAATTTAAGAAAATTGTAGTCAGCAAAAGACTTGGTTTCATACTGGAAACTTATGGAATAAACAAGGAAAACATTATTACCCTTCTTAACAAGGACGTCAAAAAACACGAAAGTTATCCTCTGTTGGACCCCGTGCTTCCTGATGCAGGAAAATACAACAAAAACTGGCACTTAAGGATTAATCTGAATCCGGAGGAATTAAAAGCAATTATTCAAACCTGA